Part of the Pseudomonas sp. Leaf58 genome is shown below.
GTCCCAGGCATTGGCTGACCGTGAGGGCTTCCTTGATGAAGCGGCAGCCAGCGCCCAACTGCTGGCAGCAGTGCCCGATAGCCCGGCCGCAGCGGGCAGTGCAGGTGCACGCATCGTCGCGGTCACAGCTTGCCCGACCGGCGTCGCACACACCTTCATGGCTGCGGAAGCCTTGCAGCAGGCCGCACAACAGTTGGGCTACCAGCTCACTGTGGAAACGCAGGGCTCGGTCGGTGCCCGCAACCCCTTGTCTGCCGAGGCCATTGCTGACGCCGATGTGGTGCTGCTGGCTGCAGACATCGAAGTGCCCACCGCGCGTTTCGCCGGCAAGCGTATTTACCGCTGTGGCACCGGCATCGCCCTCAAGCAGGCGCGTGCCACGCTGGACAAGGCCCTGGTCGAAGCCAAAGTGGAAAGCAGCGCGGATGCCGCAGCGGCGACCACGCCGGCAAAGGGCGAAAAAACCGGGGTGTACAAGCACCTGCTCACCGGCGTGTCGTTCATGCTGCCGATGGTGGTGGCCGGCGGCCTGCTGATTGCCCTGTCGTTCGTGTTCGGCATTGAAGCTTATAAACAGCCGGGCACCCTGCCGGCGGCGTTGATGCAGATTGGCGGTGAGGCCGCCTTCAAGCTGATGGTGCCGTTGCTGGCGGGTTATATCGCCTGGTCTATCGCCGACCGCCCGGGGCTGGCACCCGGCATGATCGGCGGCCTACTGGCCAGCACCCTGGGCGCAGGCTTCATCGGCGGTATCGTCGCCGGCTTTCTCGCTGGCTACAGTGCCAAGGCCATTGCCCGTTGGGCACGCCTACCCAGCAGCCTGGAGGCGCTCAAGCCAATCCTGATCATCCCGTTGCTGGCTAGCCTGTTTACCGGCCTGGTGATGATTTACGTGGTTGGCCAGCCGGTGGCGGCGATGCTTGAAGGCCTCACGCACTTTCTCGACAGCATGGGCACGACCAACGCCATTTTGCTCGGCCTGTTGCTGGGCGGCATGATGTGCGTCGACCTCGGCGGGCCGATCAACAAGGCGGCCTATGCCTTCTCGGTGGGGCTACTGGCCTCGTCGAGCTATGCGCCGATGGCGGCGACCATGGCTGCCGGCATGGTGCCGCCCATTGGCCTGGGCATCGCCACTTTCCTGGCCCGGCGCAAGTTCGCCCAAAGCGAGCGCGAAGCCGGCAAGGCAGCGTTGGCGCTGGGGTTGTGCTTTATCTCCGAAGGGGCGATCCCGTTTGCCGCCAAGGACCCGCTGCGGGTGATCCCTGCCAGTATTGCGGGTGGTGCGCTGACCGGGGCCTTGTCGATGTACTTCGGCTGCAAACTGATGGCGCCGCATGGCGGCTTGTTCGTGCTGCTGATCCCCAATGCGATCAACCATGCGCTGCTGTACCTGCTGGCGATTGTGGCGGGCAGCTTGCTGACGGCGGTGGTGTATGCGCTGATCAAGAAGAGCGAGCGGGTGGAGCTGGCGGTGGCGCCGGTGAAGGGCTAGAGCCCTCGGTGAGCTTCAGTGGCCTCTTCGCGGGTAAACCCGCTCCTACAGGTTACTGCACAGTGTTGGTTTGCGGTTTTACCTTGAAGAGGCCGGTCCAGGCTAGCGCCGATGCTTCTGCCGCAATGGCACCAGTAGATCACCCAGCCCGTTGTGATCGATCTCGAGCATTAACGCTAACAACCCGCCCAGCTCGCCGGTCGGGAACCCCTTGCGCGCGAACCATGCCAGGTAGTCCCCTGGCAGGTCGGCAATGATCCGCCCCTGATACTTGCCAAACGGCATGGTGCGGGTCACCAGCAGTTCGAGGGTTTCCGCTTTCATTTTCGGCGCACCTGGCAATGGAAAAGCGCCGACCATACTGCAATCTGCACGAGCACCCAAGCGGCAATCATGCAGAACGCCGTTATCAAATTGCCCTTAGTGTATTTTAACTAATTGATTTTTAACGAATTTATAAACAGGCAAAGCTTGGCACGAACGCTGCTCCCTTACAGATGACTATCACCTGCCAAGGAGTTCGTACCATGAGCAACCCCAATAAAGACGTGATCGACGTGCTCAACGACCTGATTGAGTACAGCAAGGATGGCGAGAAAGGCTTCAAGGCCTCGGCCGATGATGTGAAAAACCCTGAACTGAAAGCGTTCTTCGTGCAGCGCGCAGGTGAGTGCGCCAGCGCTGCGGGTGAACTGCAAAGCGAAGTGCGCCGCCTGGGCGGCGACCCGGAAACCTCCACCAGCATCAGCGGTGACCTGCATCGCGGTTGGGTCAACCTCAAGGCAATGGTCACCGGCAAGGATGAGGAGGCAGTGTTGAACGAGGTGGAGCGGGGCGAGGACCACGCCCTCAAGGCCTACAAGGAAGCCCGTGAGAAACTTGTGAAACTGGGCCGTACCGCCAGCGACCATACCTACAACCTGGTGGAAAACCAGCTGCAAGGTGTGCAGCGTAACCATGACCAGGTCCGGGCCCTGCGCAACGCTGCCCGCGCCCGCTCTTAGTAGGTAGGCCCCTCTACCCGGTTACGGCCATTGGCCTTGGCCCGATAGAGCGCTTCATCTGCGGCTCCCAGCACGCTCGCCAGGTCGTGCTGGGAGCCCGACAGGCCAATACCGATGCTCACCGTCACCGCATGGGTGTCATCGGCGAAGGGGGCCAATGCCTCGACACTGGCGCGGATACGCTCGGCCAACAGCCGGGCGCCGGCCAGGTCGGTTTCCGGTAGCACCACCTGGAACTCCTCACCGCCATAACGTGCCGCCAAATCCGCAGGGCGGCGAATGCACGCCTCGATGGTCTTGGCTACTTCGCGCAAGGCATGGTCGCCACCGGCGTGGCCGTGGCGCTGGTTGAACGCCTTGAAATGGTCGACATCCACCATCAACACCGCCAACGGTTTGCGGTTGCGTTGGGCGCGGGCCCATTCCTGGCGCAACACCTGGTCCAGGCGCCGACGGTTGGCCAGGCCGGTCAGGCTGTCGGTGGCGGCCAGCGCCGCCAAGCCTTGTTCGGCTTCTTGCCGGCGGCGCAATTCGCGGCCCAGCAGCAAGGTCAGCCATAGAATACCCACGCACAGTACCCCGGTGGCGACGCTGACCAGGATCGCAGTACGGCGCCAAGACTGGAAAACCTCGTCGGCCGAGTGTGCCACCAGCACGATCAGCGGCAACTGCGGGACCCGGGCAAAGGTGTATATGCGCTGTTTCGCGCTGCTGCCCGAGCGGGCAG
Proteins encoded:
- a CDS encoding PTS fructose-like transporter subunit IIB, whose amino-acid sequence is MNIAIVTACPNGQVSSVLSARLLSAAAQRRGWSTSVEVQDAGHPERQLSAAQVAEADWVLVVSTGPVDLARFVGKRVYQSTPSQALADREGFLDEAAASAQLLAAVPDSPAAAGSAGARIVAVTACPTGVAHTFMAAEALQQAAQQLGYQLTVETQGSVGARNPLSAEAIADADVVLLAADIEVPTARFAGKRIYRCGTGIALKQARATLDKALVEAKVESSADAAAATTPAKGEKTGVYKHLLTGVSFMLPMVVAGGLLIALSFVFGIEAYKQPGTLPAALMQIGGEAAFKLMVPLLAGYIAWSIADRPGLAPGMIGGLLASTLGAGFIGGIVAGFLAGYSAKAIARWARLPSSLEALKPILIIPLLASLFTGLVMIYVVGQPVAAMLEGLTHFLDSMGTTNAILLGLLLGGMMCVDLGGPINKAAYAFSVGLLASSSYAPMAATMAAGMVPPIGLGIATFLARRKFAQSEREAGKAALALGLCFISEGAIPFAAKDPLRVIPASIAGGALTGALSMYFGCKLMAPHGGLFVLLIPNAINHALLYLLAIVAGSLLTAVVYALIKKSERVELAVAPVKG
- a CDS encoding PA2169 family four-helix-bundle protein; its protein translation is MSNPNKDVIDVLNDLIEYSKDGEKGFKASADDVKNPELKAFFVQRAGECASAAGELQSEVRRLGGDPETSTSISGDLHRGWVNLKAMVTGKDEEAVLNEVERGEDHALKAYKEAREKLVKLGRTASDHTYNLVENQLQGVQRNHDQVRALRNAARARS
- a CDS encoding DUF3820 family protein; amino-acid sequence: MKAETLELLVTRTMPFGKYQGRIIADLPGDYLAWFARKGFPTGELGGLLALMLEIDHNGLGDLLVPLRQKHRR